The Streptomyces cyanogenus DNA segment GCCCTGCAGATGCGCGCCCGCGGCCAGCAGGCCGGGAAAGGTCTCCCGCTCCACCGAGACCGGACGGCCGGCCGGGATCGTGTCGATCAGCGAGCGGCGGAAGACGTACGCCCCCGCGTTGATCTGGTCGGTGACGATCTCCTCCGGGGTCTGCGGCTTCTCCAGGAAGGCCAGCACGCGGCCGGTCTCGTCCGTGGGCACGAGGCCGTACGCGCGCGGGTCCGTCACCTTCGTCAGGTGGAGCGAGACGTCGGCGCCCGTCGACTCGTGGGTGTTCACCAGGGCCCTGATGTCCAGGCCCGTCAGGATGTCGCCGTTGAAGATCAGCACCGGGTCGTCCGGCCCGGAGTGCAGGCGGGCGGCGACGTTGCGGATGGCCCCGCCCGTGCCGAGCGGCTCCTCCTCCGTCACGTACTCGATGTGCAGGCCCAGCGCGGATCCGTCGCCGAAGTACGGCTCGAAGACCTCGGCCAGATAACTGGTCGCGAGGACGATGTGCTCGACGCCCGCCGCCCGCGCCCGTGCCAGCTGGTGGGTGAGGAACGGCACCCCGGCGGCCGGCACCATCGGCTTGGGCGTGTGCACCGTGAGCGGCCGCAGCCGGGTGCCTTTGCCGCCGACCAGGAGGATCGCTTCTGTCACCTGTCGTCTCTGCTTCCTGCCGGGACCGGCCGAACTTCTCGTGAACACTCGTTCCGGCCGGTCAGTGTATGCAGACCGTGCGACGACGCCCTCGATGGCCGCGCGGTGTCCCGCGAGATCGGCGTGCGGTTTCCCCCACCCGTCCCCCACCCGTCCCCCCACTCGTCCCCCGACGGCGGTGAACGCGGGCCCCGGCCTCAGCGCCCCTGGTACGTCGCCGCGCTGGAGCGGACCGTGCCGAGCTTGGCGTAGAGCCGCTTGCCGGGGCACTCGGTGGCGAACCCGTCGCGGTGGCCGGAGATGACGTTCAGTCGTACGTTCTTCCCCTTGGGGTAGAGATTGCCACCGCCCGACGTGAGATATGTCTTTCCGAGCGGATTGGCCCCATAGAGCCCGAGCTTCCACGCGGTGAGCCGGGCGACGGCCGTCACCGCGCTGCCCGACGGCTTGCTCGACGCGTACGTGCCGATCACCGCGATGCCCATGCTGTTGGTGTTGAACCCGAGGGTGTGCGCGCCGAGCACCGCCTTGGCCACGCCCCCGGCCCGGCCCTCGTAGAGGGTTCCGCACTTGTCGACGAGGAAGTTGTAGCCGATGTCCCGCCAGCCCATGCTCTTGACGTGGTAGCGGTAGATACCGCGGATGACGGACGGCGCCTGGGCGCAGGTGTACTTGTTGCCCGAGGCCGTGTGGTGGACGAAGGCCGCCTTGACCTTCTTCGTGTAGACGAACCCGCGTTCGCGCAGTGACTCGTCCGCGCCCCAGCCCCGGCGGGTGACGATCCGCGGGCGCGGCCCGATGTACGGCTTGCCCCGCGAGGAGTCGTCGAGCGTGGTGCCCTGGAGACGGCCCAGCTCCAGTTCGGTGGCCTTCCGGTCCAGTTCCGGGATCGCGGTGGCGCCGAACTCGGTGATGTCGGCGTTGGCGCCGGACGCGGCGATCGCGGCCTCCGTGTCCAGGGCGGTGCGGGGCGGGTCGTCGGCCGGCAGGGGCTCGGGCACCCTTTCGCCGGCCTCGCCGGCCTCCTTGGTCTCCCGGGCCTTGGCCTCCTTCGCCTCCTGCGCCTCCAGTGCTTCACCGGCCTCGTCGGCATCCACGGCGTCCGCGACGCCCGTGTCGCCTCCGCCCCCGCCGTCGCCTCCGTCCTTCCCGGGGTCGACCAGCTCCAGCCGCAGCCCCGCCGGCAGCGGCCGCGGGACTCCGGCACGCTTCCCGGACGCGCCCCCCGCCCCTTCCGCCTGCACCCGTACGTCCACGCCGTCCGACTCCCCCACCCACAGCGGCGCGGTCCCCCCGCGCACCCGGCGGGCCGAGCCCTCCGTCGCACCCGGGTCGGCGCCGTGGTCGGCGGTGTGCGTCTCGACGTCCTGCCAGCCGGACCACTCGCCCGTGGCGGCGGACCGCGTGCGCACCTGCACCCGGCCGCGCAACTCGGTGCCCGGGTCGTCCCAGACGACGCCGAGCAGCGCGAACCGTTCGAGGCCGGTGCGGTACAGCCCCTGTTCCGGGGCGGTGCCGAGGACGCGTTCCCGGGCGAGGGGGACGAGCGGCAGCGACCGGGTGCCGCCCGGAACGGCGGACCCGGCCGGTGCCGTCGCGGCGGTCGCCGGCAGGGCCGGGGCGAGCGCGACGGCCGCGGCGAGGCCGACGCCGATCGAGCAGGCGGTGAGCGGGGAGACGCCGGGACAGGAAGTGAGGAATCCACGCATGAGCATGATCTTGGACATAGTCAGACAAATATGTCCATCCGGAAACTGACGGGGTGTCGGGAGGCGTTCCGCCGAACCGGTGGCCCCACCGCCCGGCGCACCCGCCCGCCCGCGCGTACCCTGTCCCGGGTGAACGCCACCGATCGCACCCCTGCCGACCTGCTGACTTCCGCGCTCGCCACGGATCCCGGCCGCCCGCTGGTGACCTTCTACGACGACGCCACGGGCGAACGCGTCGAACTGTCCGTGGCCACCTTCGCCAATTGGGTGGCCAAGACCGCCAACCTCCTCCAGGGCGACCTCTCCGCCGGGCCCGGCGACCGGGTCGCGCTGCTGCTGCCCGCGCACTGGCAGACGGCGGTGTGGCTGGTGGCCTGTTCCTCGGTGGGCGCGGTCGCGGACGTCGGCGGGAATCCGGCGGCGGCCGACGTGGTGGTGAGCGGGCCGGACTCGCTGGACGCCGCGCTGGCCTGCTCCGGTGAGCGAGTGGCGCTGGCGCTGCGGCCGTTGGGCGGGCGCTTCCCGCAGACCCCGGCCGGTTTCCTCGACTACGCCGTGGAAGTGCCCGGACAGGGCGACCGGTTCGCCCCGTTCGCGCCGGTGGACCCGCAGGAGCCGGCGCTCATCGTCGCGGGGCGGGAGTTCAGCGGAGCCGAGGTCGTCGACCGGGCCGCTTCCGAGGCGGGCGCGCTGGGACTGACGGGACCGGGTTCGAGGCTGCTGTCCGGGCTGCCGTACGACACCTGGGAGGGGCTGAGCGCGGGACTGTTCTCGCCGCTGGCCGTCGGGGGGTCCGTGGTGCTGTGCCGGAACCTGGAGCGGCTGGACGAGGACGCGCTCGCCAAGCGGGTGGAGAGCGAGCGGGTGACGGCAGTACGACGGTGAGGGCGCGGCGGGGGCAGGGCCGCCGTTCCCCCGATCGGAGTAGTACAGGGCGCTTCCGGCCCCCTCCCCCGCCATCGTCGTAAGTGCAGGACGCGACGCTCGTACGCCGTGAGGGGATGGCCCCATCGTGACCGACACCGCAGGCAAGCCCCTCGGTCCCGGTCTCGGGTCGGGCGCCTCGGCGACCGGGGACGGCCTGACACGACGGCGGCGCCGGCGCAGGCTGCACGGTTCCGCGCTGGCGGCGGCCGTCCTGGTCGCCGCGGCCGGCGGCGCCGGCTGGGCCGTCTACGCGAAGCTGAGCGGCAACATCACCGCCGACGACGCCGCTGCCGCCGAACTCGCCCGGTACGAGCGGGAGCGGCCCACCGCGCTGGTGCGGGACGCGCAGAACATCCTGCTGATCGGGTCCGACACCCGGGCCGGGGACGGCAACGGCAAGTACGGCCGTGACCTCGGCAGCGAGCGGTCGGACACCACGATCCTGCTGCACCTGGCCGCCGACCGGCACAGCGCCACCGCCGTCTCGCTGCCCCGGGACCTGATGGTGGACATCCCGGGCTGCCGGCAGGAGGACGGCAGACGCAGCGACCCGGTGTTCGCGATGTTCAACCACGCTTTCCAGGTGGGCGGTTCGGCGTGCACGATCCGGACCGTCGAGAAGCTGACCGGCATCCGCGTCGACCACCACATGGTCGTGGACTTCAGCGGGTTCAAGGAGATGGTGGACGCCGTCGACGGGGTGGAGGTGTGCCTGAAGGAACCCGTCGACGACGCGGCGGCGAAGCTGAAACTGCCCGCGGGGAAGGTCACGCTCGACGGGGAGCAGGCACTCGGATTCGTCCGGGCCCGCAAGTCGCTCGGCAACGGCAGCGACACCGAACGGATGGAACGCCAGCAGCGGTTCCTCGGCGCGCTGGTCAACAAGGTGCAGAGCAACGACGTGCTGCTGAACCCCGTGAAGCTGTATCCGGTGCTGGACGCGGCGACCTCCTCGCTGACCACCGACCCGGAACTGGCCAGTCTGCGTGGCTTGTACCAGTTGGTGCGCGGGCTGCGTGACATCCCCACGGAACGGGTGCAGTTCCTGACCGTGCCGAGGGAGTCGTACGTCTACGACGCCAACCGTGATCAACTCGTGGAGCCGGAGGCCGAGAAGCTGTTCGCGCGGCTGCGGGCCGACCAGCCGGTGGTGGTGACCCAGGAGATTCCACAGAACGTTCCCGGGGCGGACACAGGGTCGGGCGGGCCGGACGGCCCCGCGCCCGCACCGACGTTTCGCGGGAACACCGCCGCCGAACAGACCTGTGAGTAAGGCGCTGGGTAAGAACCCGAACTTCCGTTCAGAAAATGAGGGGGATTGCCCGGTTGTAGGCAGGTGGAATTTGTCACCGGCGTCGCTCGACGCTGAACTGGGCGGATAGTGTGAGCGATCCGGTGCACCTGGCCGCGAGGTCCGACGGGCTTAGTCGGGGCCGTGCACTGATTCACCGAGACCCGAGCGCCTTGGAGGGGGAAGGCGCCGCGTGGCCCCGACGGAGGATTCGGACAACCGTGGACGCGCAAGGCCGTGGGCGGGCGGACAACATCGACCCCGCAGACCAGTGGGTATTCAATCCGAACACCGGCGAATACGAACTGCGACTGAGCCCTTCCGCAGCGCAGTCGCCGGTTCCCGGACCGCGTAGACCGTCCTCCCGGGACGGGGGCGGTGCGACGGGCGGCCGTACGCGGCAGCCGGCCGGGCAGAACCGGCAGTCCCCCCGGGCGCGCGGCACCGATGTGCCCGCGCCGCGCTCGGCCCGGCGCCGGGGCGCCGAACCGGAGCCGCCGCAGGGACGGCGCGCGTCCCGGCGGCCGGTCAAGAAGAAGTCGACGGCGAAGAAGGTGCTGCTGTGGACCGGCGGGTCCATGGCCTTCGTGCTGGTCGCCGTGACGGCCGCCGGCTACCTCTACATCAAGCACCTGAACGACAACATCACCTCCGTGTCCGACGACGGCGCCGGCACCGGCGGCTTCCGCAAGGACGAGGCGATCAACATCCTGCTGATCGGCACCGACAAGCGCACCGGCAAGGGCAACGAGGGCTACGGCGACTCGGGCAGCGTCGGCCACGCCGACACCACGATCCTGCTGCACGTCTCCAAGGACCGGTCCAACGCGACCGCGCTCAGCATCCCGCGTGACCTGATCGTCGACATCCCGGACTGCCCGACCCAGCAGGAGGACGGCAGCCGCAAGGTCATCCCCGGCTCGCGGGGTGTCCGTTTCAACACGAGCCTCGGGCAGGACGACCGTACGCCGAGCTGCACGATGCGCACGGTGACGGAGCTGACCGGGATCAAGCCGGACGACTTCATGGTCGCCGACTTCAACGCGGTCAAGACGCTGACCGAGGCGGTCGGCGGGGTCGAGGTCTGTCTGGCCAAGGACATCAACGACAAGGACTCGCATCTGAAGCTGTCCAAGGGCACGCACAACATCTCCGGTGAGCAGGCGCTGGCGTTCGTGCGCACCCGGCACTCCGTCGGCTTCGGCGGCGACCTGAGCCGGATCGGGCTGCAGCAGCAGTTCCTGAGCGCGCTGATGCGCAAGCTGAAGGGCAACTCCACGCTCAGCAGCCCGACGAAGATGCTGAAGCTGGCGGAGGCGGGCACCAAGGCGCTGACGGTCGACGACAAGCTGGACACCATCGGCAAGCTGAAGGACCTGGGTCTGGAGCTGGGCAAGCTCAACCCGAAGAACCTGACCTTCACCACGGTGCCGGTCGTGGACAACCCGGCGGAGAAGGTCAAGTCCACGGTCGTCCTCAACGGGTCGAAGGCCCCGGCGGTCTTCGAGGCCATCCGCAACGACGTCTCCTTCACCGACGTGAAGAAGAAGCAGAAGGCGGCCAGGAACGCCCAGGCCGCCCGGCTCAAGGGCACCAAGGCGCCCGCCTCCGAGGTGCGGGTGCGCATCCTCAACGGCGGGGCCGCGGCCGGCAGCGCCCAGGCGGTGCTCAGCTGGCTGCAGAACGACGAGGGCGTGACCAAGTCGGAGAACGCCGGCAACGCGCCCGCCCCGCTGGGCAGGACCACGCTGGAGTACGCGCCCGACCAGGCGGCCCAGGCCCGCCGGCTGGCCGCGATCATGGGGCTGTCCGGGGCCGCCATGAAACCGGGCAAGAGCGTGACCAACTCCCAGGGGCTGCCGGCCATGACGCTGACCCTGGGCAGGGATTTCAAGGGTGCGGGCGTGCCCCTCACGGTGCCGACGAAGGCGCCGGACGTCGACAAGTCCACGGCAGACAAGGTGAAGTGCGCCTCGTAGGTAACCCTATGGGCCCGTCAAGCGTCTAAACGGACGCGGGACGGGCCCGTTGCTTGGCGCAGGGTGGGGAGGGCAGGGAGTTTGGCGCAGAGCGAGGTGCGCGGGGAGGCTCCGGCGGTCGAGGACACGATGTCGCTCACGTCGCGGATCACGGACGCCCCGGCGCGTTCCGGCCGGCACGGCGGCCGACGGCGGGCCGGCGGTCCGAAGACCGACCGGCGGACACGCAGACGGCGGGTGCTGCGCTGGTCGGCGACCGTGCTGGCGGTGGTGATACTCGGCACGGCGGGGGCCGGATATCTGTACTACCAGCATCTCAACGGCAACATCCAGAAGGGCAAGCGCGCAGGCGGCGACGACTCCAAGGCGCACCGGACCGCCCCGAACGCGGCGGGCCAGACCCCGCTGAACATCCTCCTGATCGGCTCCGACAGCCGGAACTCCAAGGAGAACGTGAAGCTCGGCGGCAGCCGGGACCACGTCGGCGACCCGCCGCTCGCGGACGTGCAGATGCTCATCCACCTCTCGGCGGACCGCAAGAGCGCCGCCATGGTCAGCATCCCGCGGGACACCCGCGTGCACATACCCGAGTGCAAGGACGAGAAGGGCAAGGACTTCCCGCCGACGGACGACATCATCAACGTCACCCTGGCCCGGGGCGGAGCCGGCTGCACGCTGCTCACCTGGGAGGAGCTGACCGGGGTCTACATCGACCACTGGATGACGATCGACTTCGCGGGCGTGGTGCGGATGGCGGACGCGATCGGGGGTGTCGAGGTCTGCGTGAACCAGAACGTCTGGGACCACTCGACCCCCAGTCAGCGCGGCGGCTCCGGCCTGAAGCTGACCAGGGGATCGCACAAGGTGAAGGGCGAGCAGGCCCTCCAGTGGCTGCGCACCCGGCACGCCTGGGGCAGCGACCTGATGCGCGCCCGCGCCCAGCACATGTACCTGAACTCGATGATCCGCACGCTGAAGAAGCAGAACGTGTTCACCGACACCGGCCGGCTGATGGACCTGGCCGAGGCGGCCACCAAGTCGCTGAAGGTCTCCGAGGAGATCGGCACGGTCAAGAAGCTGTACGACCTCGGCATGGAGATGAAGTCGGTGCCGACCGACCGCATCACCAGTGTGACCATGCCCAACGTCCCGGACCCCGACGACCCGGACAACCACGTCGTGCCGGACAAGGCCAAGGCCGACAAGGTGTGGCAGATGCTCCAGGACGACGTGCCGTTCGACAAGAACGGCGGGAAGTCCGGCGGCAAGAAGGACGCGGGCAAGGACAAGCCGGCCAAGACCCCCTCGGTCGACGCGGCCCGGCTCGGCGTGCTGGTGCAGAACGCCACCCGGACCTCCACCGAGGCCGCGGTCTCGCAGCGGGCCTCGGCGATCGGCCAGGTGCTCGTGCAGAAGGGCTACGCCCGGGCGCAGGCCGACACCTCGGGGAGCCTGGCCGAGGACAAGACGATCGTGCGGTATCCGAGCGCGGACCTCGAAGGTGACGCCCAGGCCGTGGCCAAGGCGCTGGGCATCCCGATGAGCCAGGTGCAGAAGTCCACCGACGTGTCGGGGGTCACGGTCGTCGTCGGCGCGGACTGGCGCACCGGCACCGCCTATCCCAAGCAGTCCGCCCCGAAGGCCGGAGACCTGCCGGAGGGCACCGACGCCGCCAACGCCTCCGACAAGCCGACGTGCATGGACGTGTACAAGCCCTACCAGTGGCACTGACGGACCGGCGCAGCGCGAAGGGCCCCTCCTCGGACGGGAGGGGCCCTTCGCGGATCGTCAGACGGCGTCCAGGACCGCGGGCCGCCGGGAGGCGATGACCTTCCTCGCCAGCGACTTCGGGCTGGTCAGGAAGCCCCAGCCCCAGGACATGTGCATGGTGGCGAGGGCCACCGGGATCTGCAGCCGGGCCTTCGGGGACAGCCCCTTGCCGGCCGGCAGGGAGCCCGCGACGATCGCCGCCAGGTAGCCGCCGGGAACCAGGAAGCCCCACGGGGTCAGCGCCGCGCCGACGACCAGGCCCGCCGCTATCGCGCACACCGCCACCGGCGGGGCCAGGTAGCGCAGGTTGATGGAACCGGAGTGGTAGCGGGCGACGACGTGCCGCCAGCGGCCGTAGTCCTTGTACTGCTTGGCCAGCGCCCGCACCGACGGCCGCGGCCGGTACGACACCTTCAGCTCGGGCGAGAACCAGATGAGCCCGCCCGCCTCGCGGATACGGAAGTTCAGCTCCCAGTCCTGGGCGCGGATGAACTCCTCGTTGTAGCCGCCCTGCTGCTCCAGCGCCTCGCGGCGGAACACACCGAGGTAGACCGTCTCCGCGGGGCCGGCCTGGCCGCCGGTGTGGAAGGCCGCGTTGCCGACGCCGATCTTCGAGGTCATCGCGGCGGCCACCGCGTGCTCCCAGTCGTTCTCGCCCTCGGCGTGCATGATGCCGCCGACGTTCTGCGCGCCGGTCTCCTCCAGCAGGCGCACGGCGGTCGCGATGTAGTTCGGCGAGAGCATGCCGTGGCCGTCGACGCGGACCACGATCGGGTGCCGGGACGCCTTGATCGCCGCGTTCAGCGCGGCCGGGGTGCGGCCGGTCGGGTTGGGGACGGTGTGCACGCGCGGGTCGTCACGGACCAGCTCGGCGGCGATCTCGTCCGTGCGGTCCGTGGACGGACCGAGGGCGATCACGACCTCCATCTCGCCGGCGTACTCCTGCGCGAGGATCGCTTGGACGGCCCCGCGCAGATGCCGCTCCTCGTTGAGCACGGGCATGATCACTGACACGGCGGGGAGCCGCACGTCGGGCTTGGCGTTCATAGGAGCCTCACGTTACCG contains these protein-coding regions:
- a CDS encoding nucleotidyltransferase family protein yields the protein MTEAILLVGGKGTRLRPLTVHTPKPMVPAAGVPFLTHQLARARAAGVEHIVLATSYLAEVFEPYFGDGSALGLHIEYVTEEEPLGTGGAIRNVAARLHSGPDDPVLIFNGDILTGLDIRALVNTHESTGADVSLHLTKVTDPRAYGLVPTDETGRVLAFLEKPQTPEEIVTDQINAGAYVFRRSLIDTIPAGRPVSVERETFPGLLAAGAHLQGMVDSTYWLDLGTPAAFVRGSADLVLGRAPSPAVPGRRGDRLVLPTATVAPDAKLTGGTVVGEGAFVAEGARIFGSTILAGAVIEPGAVITDSLIGARARVGERSVLTGTVIGDGAVVGADNELREGVRVWCDAHIPSGAVRFSSDQ
- a CDS encoding peptidoglycan recognition protein family protein, encoding MRGFLTSCPGVSPLTACSIGVGLAAAVALAPALPATAATAPAGSAVPGGTRSLPLVPLARERVLGTAPEQGLYRTGLERFALLGVVWDDPGTELRGRVQVRTRSAATGEWSGWQDVETHTADHGADPGATEGSARRVRGGTAPLWVGESDGVDVRVQAEGAGGASGKRAGVPRPLPAGLRLELVDPGKDGGDGGGGGDTGVADAVDADEAGEALEAQEAKEAKARETKEAGEAGERVPEPLPADDPPRTALDTEAAIAASGANADITEFGATAIPELDRKATELELGRLQGTTLDDSSRGKPYIGPRPRIVTRRGWGADESLRERGFVYTKKVKAAFVHHTASGNKYTCAQAPSVIRGIYRYHVKSMGWRDIGYNFLVDKCGTLYEGRAGGVAKAVLGAHTLGFNTNSMGIAVIGTYASSKPSGSAVTAVARLTAWKLGLYGANPLGKTYLTSGGGNLYPKGKNVRLNVISGHRDGFATECPGKRLYAKLGTVRSSAATYQGR
- a CDS encoding TIGR03089 family protein — protein: MNATDRTPADLLTSALATDPGRPLVTFYDDATGERVELSVATFANWVAKTANLLQGDLSAGPGDRVALLLPAHWQTAVWLVACSSVGAVADVGGNPAAADVVVSGPDSLDAALACSGERVALALRPLGGRFPQTPAGFLDYAVEVPGQGDRFAPFAPVDPQEPALIVAGREFSGAEVVDRAASEAGALGLTGPGSRLLSGLPYDTWEGLSAGLFSPLAVGGSVVLCRNLERLDEDALAKRVESERVTAVRR
- a CDS encoding LCP family protein — its product is MTDTAGKPLGPGLGSGASATGDGLTRRRRRRRLHGSALAAAVLVAAAGGAGWAVYAKLSGNITADDAAAAELARYERERPTALVRDAQNILLIGSDTRAGDGNGKYGRDLGSERSDTTILLHLAADRHSATAVSLPRDLMVDIPGCRQEDGRRSDPVFAMFNHAFQVGGSACTIRTVEKLTGIRVDHHMVVDFSGFKEMVDAVDGVEVCLKEPVDDAAAKLKLPAGKVTLDGEQALGFVRARKSLGNGSDTERMERQQRFLGALVNKVQSNDVLLNPVKLYPVLDAATSSLTTDPELASLRGLYQLVRGLRDIPTERVQFLTVPRESYVYDANRDQLVEPEAEKLFARLRADQPVVVTQEIPQNVPGADTGSGGPDGPAPAPTFRGNTAAEQTCE
- a CDS encoding LCP family protein, which translates into the protein MDAQGRGRADNIDPADQWVFNPNTGEYELRLSPSAAQSPVPGPRRPSSRDGGGATGGRTRQPAGQNRQSPRARGTDVPAPRSARRRGAEPEPPQGRRASRRPVKKKSTAKKVLLWTGGSMAFVLVAVTAAGYLYIKHLNDNITSVSDDGAGTGGFRKDEAINILLIGTDKRTGKGNEGYGDSGSVGHADTTILLHVSKDRSNATALSIPRDLIVDIPDCPTQQEDGSRKVIPGSRGVRFNTSLGQDDRTPSCTMRTVTELTGIKPDDFMVADFNAVKTLTEAVGGVEVCLAKDINDKDSHLKLSKGTHNISGEQALAFVRTRHSVGFGGDLSRIGLQQQFLSALMRKLKGNSTLSSPTKMLKLAEAGTKALTVDDKLDTIGKLKDLGLELGKLNPKNLTFTTVPVVDNPAEKVKSTVVLNGSKAPAVFEAIRNDVSFTDVKKKQKAARNAQAARLKGTKAPASEVRVRILNGGAAAGSAQAVLSWLQNDEGVTKSENAGNAPAPLGRTTLEYAPDQAAQARRLAAIMGLSGAAMKPGKSVTNSQGLPAMTLTLGRDFKGAGVPLTVPTKAPDVDKSTADKVKCAS
- a CDS encoding LCP family protein; the encoded protein is MSLTSRITDAPARSGRHGGRRRAGGPKTDRRTRRRRVLRWSATVLAVVILGTAGAGYLYYQHLNGNIQKGKRAGGDDSKAHRTAPNAAGQTPLNILLIGSDSRNSKENVKLGGSRDHVGDPPLADVQMLIHLSADRKSAAMVSIPRDTRVHIPECKDEKGKDFPPTDDIINVTLARGGAGCTLLTWEELTGVYIDHWMTIDFAGVVRMADAIGGVEVCVNQNVWDHSTPSQRGGSGLKLTRGSHKVKGEQALQWLRTRHAWGSDLMRARAQHMYLNSMIRTLKKQNVFTDTGRLMDLAEAATKSLKVSEEIGTVKKLYDLGMEMKSVPTDRITSVTMPNVPDPDDPDNHVVPDKAKADKVWQMLQDDVPFDKNGGKSGGKKDAGKDKPAKTPSVDAARLGVLVQNATRTSTEAAVSQRASAIGQVLVQKGYARAQADTSGSLAEDKTIVRYPSADLEGDAQAVAKALGIPMSQVQKSTDVSGVTVVVGADWRTGTAYPKQSAPKAGDLPEGTDAANASDKPTCMDVYKPYQWH
- a CDS encoding glycosyltransferase family 2 protein, whose translation is MNAKPDVRLPAVSVIMPVLNEERHLRGAVQAILAQEYAGEMEVVIALGPSTDRTDEIAAELVRDDPRVHTVPNPTGRTPAALNAAIKASRHPIVVRVDGHGMLSPNYIATAVRLLEETGAQNVGGIMHAEGENDWEHAVAAAMTSKIGVGNAAFHTGGQAGPAETVYLGVFRREALEQQGGYNEEFIRAQDWELNFRIREAGGLIWFSPELKVSYRPRPSVRALAKQYKDYGRWRHVVARYHSGSINLRYLAPPVAVCAIAAGLVVGAALTPWGFLVPGGYLAAIVAGSLPAGKGLSPKARLQIPVALATMHMSWGWGFLTSPKSLARKVIASRRPAVLDAV